The DNA region CGATGTTGATCTCGTCGAGCACGACCATGCGCAGGCTCGGATCGGAGATCAGCTCCTTGGCCTTCTCCCAGCCGGCCCGCGCCGCGGCGATGTCGCGGGCGCGGTCCTGGGTCTCCCAGGTGAAACCTTCGCCCATCGCGTGGAATTGGCAGAGATCGCCGAAATGTTCCGTGAGCAGGCGGCGTTCGCCGGTATCCCAGGCGCCCTTGATGAATTGCACCACGGCGCAGGGGAAGCCATGCGCCACGCAGCGCACGATCATGCCGAACGCAGAGGAGGATTTTCCCTTTCCGGCGCCGGTATGAACGATGATCAGGCCCTTTTCGCCGCTTTTGGTCGCCATGATACGGTCGCGGGCAACCTTGATCCTGGCCATCTTGGCGGTATGGCGCGCACCGAGGGAATCTTCGGTATCGAGGGCCTCGTCGTGCGTCTCGTCTCCCTCAGAGATCATGGCGTTCCTTCGGCTTGACAAGTTCGAGCCACGGACGAATGGTGGGTCCGCGTTGGTTCCTGTCCTACGACAGGCGAAGAGGGAATGCGATAGGCCAAAACCGGAAGGCTAGGCCCGAAGCGCAGCCGCCCCCGCGACCGTGACCGGAGAGAGACCCAAAGCCACTGGTTCCAGCTGGAATCGGGAAGGCGGGGATCGAAGGCGAAAGCCTGCTCCGCAAGCCGGGAGACCTGCCAACGCAGACGTTGAGACCGGCGGACGGGGTGTTCCGCGACGGGGAACGGACCTGTCTCGACCGGTTCGTGTGCCTCATCGCCTCCGCTGTCAATTTAGGATGGGCGATGAGCGTTACACTTCATGTCTGCATCACGTGCAAGGCCGGCCAGACGCTGGCGGAAGGCGAGACCGCGCCCGGCGCGCGCCTGCATGCCGCGCTTGTCGAGGCCGGCATGCCCGACGACGTCGATCTGGTTCCGGTCGAATGCCTGTCCGCCTGCAACCAGGGCTGCTCGGTCGCGCTCAGCGCCCCGGGGCGGTGGTCCTATGTCTATGGACGGCTGTCGGAAGCCAATGCCAAGGACGTCATTGCTGGTGCATCCGCCTATGCCGCTGCGCCCGACGGCATCGTGCCGTGGCGCAGCCGGCCCGAGATCTTCCGCAAGCAGTCGCTTGCCCGTATTCCACCCATCGCCGTCGTGCCTGAGGCCGCTGAATGAACACGCTGACAAAAGTCCCGGTGACGGTCGTGACCGGCTTTCTCGGATCCGGCAAGACGACGCTGATCCAGCATCTGATCCGGAACGCCAACGGCAAGAAGCTCGCGGTGCTGGTCAACGAATTCGGCAGCGAAGGCGTCGATGGCGAGATCCTGAAGTCGTGCGCCGACGATAATTGTCCGACCGAAAACATCGTCGAGCTCGCCAATGGCTGCATCTGCTGCACCGTCGCCGACGATTTCATCCCGGCGATGGAGCAATTGCTGGCGCGCCGCGTGAGGCCCGATCACATCGTGATCGAGACATCCGGGCTCGCACTGCCGAAGCCGCTGTTGAAGGCGTTCGACTGGCCGGAGATCCGGTCGCGGATCACGGTCGATGGCGTGATCGCGCTGGCCGATGCGGCGGCCGTCGCGGCCGGCCGTTTCGCGCCGGATCCTGCCGCGGTGGATGCGCAGCGCGCGGCCGACGACAATATCGACCATGAGACGCCGCTGTCGGAGGTGTTCGAGGATCAGATCGCCTGCGCCGATATCGTGCTGCTGACCAAGGCCGATCTGGCTGGGGCCGACGGGCTCAAGGCTGCCAAAGCGGCGATCGCGGCCGAGATGCCGCGAGAGGTGCCAATGTTGCCCATCATCGATGGTGCGGTCGACGCGCGTGTGATCCTCGGCCTTGGAGCTGCGGCGGAGGACGATCTTGCAGCGCGTCCGTCTCACCATGACGGCGAAGAGGAACACGAGCACGACGATTTCAATTCCGTGGTGATCAATCTCCCCGAAATTGCTGATGTCGACGCGCTGATCGCGTCGATCAAGGGCCTGGCGCGCGAGCAGAACGTGCTGCGCGCCAAAGGCTACATCGCGGTCGAAGGCAAGCCGATGCGTCTGCTGGTGCAGTCGGTCGGCGAGCGGGTGCGGCATCAATTCGACATGCCCTGGGGCACGCGTCCCCGGCAGTCGAAGCTCGTCGTGATCGGCGAGCACGGCGATATCGATGAAGCCGCCATCAAGGCGCGTCTAGGGGTCTGATGCACGTCGTTTTCCGCGAGAGCCGCGGTCTCGAGGAGACCGCGACACCAAGGGACATCGGCCAGGATCCGGCCGATCTCGTGATGCTCTCGTTCTCCGACAGCGACCTGGCGGCGTTCGCGGCCGGCTGGCGGCGTGGCCGGAGCTCGCTGCCGTCGCTGCGGCTTGCCAATCTCGCGGAGCTGCGCCATCCGCTCTCGGTCGACACCTATGTCGAGCGAACCTTGTCGCCGCAGGCGCGCGGCATCCTGGTGCGGCTGATCGGCGGGGAGCCGTATTGGTCATACGGGCTTGCAGCCATGCATCGGCTGGCGAGGGAGCGCGGCATCGCGCTGGTGGTGCTGCCGGCCGACGGCCGCGACGATCCGCGGCTCGATGAATTCTCGACGCTGCCGGTCTCGACGCTGCGGCGGCTGAAGCTGCTGTGCGACAAGGGCGGACCCGTTGCGGCGCAGGCCGTGATCGCGCAACTGGCGCTGGCGTCTGGACTCTATGCCGGGCCAGTCACCGGCGAGATCGATCTCCCCGAGATTGGTTGCTACGATGCACGGCTCGGCGTTGTCGCCGCGCTGCCGGCGCCGGACACACGGCCGCGGGCGCTGGTGACCTTCTATCGCTCCTATCTCACCGCCGGCGATATGGCGCCCGTCGATGCGCTGATCGAAGCGCTGCGGCAGCAGGGCTTTGCTGCGCACGGCGTGTTCGTCACGTCGCTGAAGGCGCCGGGGGTACGGGATTGGCTGCACGAACAATTCGCGCAATGTCCGCCTGCCGCCATCGTCAATGCGACCGCGTTCTCCGCCGTCGGCGATGACGGCACCACGCCGTTCGATGCGGTAGCGTGCCCGGTGTTCCAGGTCGCGTTGTCGACGGCGAAGCGCGAAGACTGGGCGGAGTCGCTGCGCGGTCTCGCACCCGGCGATCTGGCGATGCATGTGGTGCTGCCGGAGGTCGACGGCCGGCTGTTTGCGGGTGTCGTCAGCTTCAAGTCGGCAGCCGAGCGTGATCCCGATCTGCAATTCGCGCATCTGGCACATCGGCCGGACGCCGAGCGGGTCGCCGCCGTGGCCGCGCGCGTCGCGGCCTGGCACCGGCTCGCGACTAAGCCGGCGCATGACAAGCAACTCGCGATCGTGCTGTCGAACTATCCGGGTCGCCCGCACCAGATCGCGCATGCCGTCGGTCTCGATGCGCTCGCCTCGGTCGAGGCTGTGCTCGCCGAGCTTGCCGCCGCCGGTTTCGACGTCGAGGCAGTCGAGATGCTCGGCGATGTTCTCTTGCGCGAGACATTAACATGGAGCGTCGCCGACTATCGCGTGGCGGCTTCCAGCCTGTCGCAGCAGTTGCAAGACGATCTCGCGCGCGCCTGGGGCGCGCCGAAGGATGATCCCGACTGTCGCGACGGCGCGTTTCATTTCGCGGCGATCCGGAGCGGCAAGTCGATCATCGCGGTTCAGCCCGAGCGCGGCGAGATCGGTCACCGCGATGCTGACTATCACGATCTCTCGCGCACGCCGCGCCATGCCTATGTCGCGTTCCATCTGTGGCTCCGGCAGCAGGGCATCGACGCCGTCGTGCACATGGGCGCGCATGGCACGCTCGAATGGCTGCCCGGCAAGTCGGTTGCGCTGTCGGCTTCGTGCTGGCCGGAAGCATTGATCGCCGATCTGCCTGTCATCTATCCCTTCATCGTCAACGATCCCGGCGAGGCGGCACAGGCCAAGCGGCGGATCGGCGCGGTGACGATCGGCCATCTGCCGCCGCCGTTGGCGCAGGCCGCGGTGCCGGAGGGCCTACGCCGGCTCGAACAGTTGCTCGACGAATATTCGACCGCCGACGGGCTCGATCCGGCGCGACGCCAGCGCCTGATCGCGGCGATCCGCGACGAAGCACGGCTGGCCGGGCTGGAAGACGATCTCGGCCTGGCCGCATCGGTCGCTGCGGCGGAGGCCATTCCGCAGATCGACCGCTTCGTCTGCGATCTCAAGGAGAGCCAGTTTGGCGACGGCCTGCATGTGTTCGGGCAGGGCGCTTGCGGCGAAGCCGAGACGCGCGCACTGCTTGACGCGCTCGCTGGACGGCGCGTCGCGCCGGGACCTGCGGGTTCGCCCTATCGTGGGCGGAGCGACGTGCTGCCGACCGGGCGCAATCTGTTTGCCGTCGATCCGCGCGCCGTGCCGACACCGTCGGCGCATGCGCAGGGCGTCAAGCTCGCCGAAGAGCTGCTGCGCCGCCATTTGCAGGACCACGGCGACTGGCCGAAAGGGCTCGTCGTCGACCTCTGGGGCTCCTCGACGATGCGCACGGCCGGGGAGGACTTTGCGATGGCCCTGCATCTTGCCGGTATCGCGCCGCGCTGGGATCACGGTTCGGGCCGGGTGTCGGGTTACGACATCATCGCGCCCGCGGAACTCGGCCGTCCGCGCATCGACGTCACGCTGCGCGTATCGGGCCTGTTCCGCGACGTCTTTTCGGGGCTTGCCCAGTTGTTCGAGGCGGCCGCCGAGGCGCTGTCTGCGCGCAGCGACGAAGCTGATGAGAACCCCTACATGCAGCGGATCGCGCGCGTGTTTGGTCCTCGGCCCGGACACTATGGTGCCGGCATCGCCGCGATACCCGACGAGTTCACGCAGGATTCGCGTGAGGCGGCCGGCGAAGCCTGGCTCTCGGCATCCTCCTGGTCCCTTGCGTCTGACGGCGAGATGCGGCCCGACCGCGCCGGGATTGAAGCACGGCTCGCGACGGCGGACAGTTTTGTGCATACCCAGGATTTGCCGGAGACCGACCTGCTGCTGGCAGCCGACTACGCCGCCCACGAGGCCGGTGTTGCGGCGGCAGCGGCGCGCCTCGGCACCAAGGCGCCATCGCTCTATCACCTCGATTCGACACGGCCGGATCAGCCGCATGCCCGCTCGCTGACCGAGGAGATCTCGCGGGTGGTGCGTGCCCGCGCCGCCAATCCAGCGTGGATCGCGGGCATGATGCGCCACGGCTTTCGTGGCGCCGCGGAGATCACGGCAACGCTCGAGCACATGGCGGCGTTCGCGCATCTTGCCGGCACGGTACCGCCGCATCTGTTCGACCTCTATTACGATGCGACGCTCGGCGACAGCGAGGTTCGCGCCTTCATGGCGCGCGAGAATCCGGCTGCATTGGCCGCGATCGAAACCTGCTTCACCCGGCTGCACGAGGCGTCGCTGTGGAAGACGCGGCGCAATTCGATCGCGGCGGCACTGCAGGAGGCCTCATGAGCGCGGTCGCGATCAAGGGCTGGTGTCCCGGCGCGCTGCGGCCGATGCCGTCGGGCGACGGGCTCGTGGTGCGCATCCGCCCGCGCGGCGGACGGTTGGATGCGGCGCAAGCGGCTGGGATCGCCGACCTTGCGGGACGATACGGCAACGGCCTGATCGATCTGACTAGCCGCGCCAATCTGCAGATCCGCGGTGTCACCGATCAAAGCTTCCCGCCGCTGAGCGATGGCCTCGCACTGCTCGGATTGCTCGACCCGGATGAGCGGACCGAGGCGCGCCGCAACATCCTGGTGACGCCGTTCTGGGCCGACGGCGATGACACCGCGCCGCTCGCGGCCGAACTCGAGCTTGGTCTGGCGAATTTTCCGTTCGACCTTCCGACCAAGTTCGGCTTTGCGATCGACGACGGCCGTGAGCGGGTGCTGGCGGGCAATTCCGCGGATATCAGGATCGAGCGCGACCGCGACGGAAAGCTACTGGTGCGCGCCGATGGCGCGAGGCGCGGCCGTTCAGTCACGCGCAGCGAGGCCGTGCAGGTCGCGCTTGCTTTGGCCGAATGGTTCGTCGCGTCCGACGGCGACAACGGCGAGCGGAAGCGGATGGCAGCCAGTCTGGCCGCCGGTACGCACCAGCCGAAGTCGCTGCAAGGCGATGCCGAGCCCGCGCCACAGGCCGCCGATCCGGTTCCAGGCCTGTGTGCGCTCGGCGCGATCGTTGGGGTCGCGTTCGGGCAATTGCCATACCGGACGCTCAGCCATCTCGCCGCGTCCGCGCAGGCACTGCGCGTGACGCCGTGGCGGATGCTGCTGGCCGAGGGGTTGCGCGAGATGCCCCGCGATGCCGATCTCATCACGCGCGCCGATGATCCGGCGCTCCGCGTCGTTGCCTGCAGTGGCGCGCCGCGCTGCGGTGAGGCGTTTGCCGACACGCGCGCGCTGGCGTCGCGACTGGCGCCGCTCATCCCGCAAGATGCCCGGCTTCACGTCTCCGGCTGCGGCAAAGGCTGCGCGCATGCCGGTCCGGCCGACATCACGCTGGTTGCGACGCGCGAGGGATTTGAACTGATCCGCGGCGGGTCGACCCGCGATGCGCCGGCCATGCGTGGATTGACTGCTGCCGGCCTCATCGCAGATCCTGCCGCGCTGGCGGGAGGCCGCTGATGCCGCACAGCTACGAGACCGACGGTGCGGCGATCTATCGGCAGTCCTTTGCGACCATCCGCGCGGAGGCCGATCTGGCGCGCTTCACACCCGACGAAGAGCCGGTGGTGGTGCGCATGATCCATGCCGCGGGCATGATCGGACTCGAAGCGCAGATTCGCTTTACCCCGGGCATGGCAGCCTTCGCGCGCGCGGCCTTGCAGAACGGCGCGCCGATCCTCTGCGACGCGCGGATGGTGTCGGAGGGAATTACGCGTGCGCGGCTGCCGGCCGGCAACGCCGTGATCTGCACGCTCGGCGATCCCGCGGTGCCTGTGCTTGCGCAATCGATGCGCAACACGCGCTCTGCGGCGGCGCTCGAGCTGTGGCGGCCGCATCTTGACGGTGCGATCGTCGCCGTCGGCAATGCACCGACCGCGCTGTTTCATCTGCTCAACATGCTGGAAGACCGCGACTGCCCGCGGCCGGCGGCGATCATCGGCTGTCCGGTCGGCTTCGTCGGCGCCGCCGAGTCCAAGGCCGCCTTGATGGCCGATCCGCCGGCGCCGGCGCTGACGGTCGCGGGACGTCTCGGCGGTTCGGCGATCACGGTCGCGGCGGTCAATG from Bradyrhizobium genosp. L includes:
- the cobG gene encoding precorrin-3B synthase; protein product: MSAVAIKGWCPGALRPMPSGDGLVVRIRPRGGRLDAAQAAGIADLAGRYGNGLIDLTSRANLQIRGVTDQSFPPLSDGLALLGLLDPDERTEARRNILVTPFWADGDDTAPLAAELELGLANFPFDLPTKFGFAIDDGRERVLAGNSADIRIERDRDGKLLVRADGARRGRSVTRSEAVQVALALAEWFVASDGDNGERKRMAASLAAGTHQPKSLQGDAEPAPQAADPVPGLCALGAIVGVAFGQLPYRTLSHLAASAQALRVTPWRMLLAEGLREMPRDADLITRADDPALRVVACSGAPRCGEAFADTRALASRLAPLIPQDARLHVSGCGKGCAHAGPADITLVATREGFELIRGGSTRDAPAMRGLTAAGLIADPAALAGGR
- a CDS encoding precorrin-8X methylmutase, giving the protein MPHSYETDGAAIYRQSFATIRAEADLARFTPDEEPVVVRMIHAAGMIGLEAQIRFTPGMAAFARAALQNGAPILCDARMVSEGITRARLPAGNAVICTLGDPAVPVLAQSMRNTRSAAALELWRPHLDGAIVAVGNAPTALFHLLNMLEDRDCPRPAAIIGCPVGFVGAAESKAALMADPPAPALTVAGRLGGSAITVAAVNALASRSE
- the cobO gene encoding cob(I)yrinic acid a,c-diamide adenosyltransferase, translated to MISEGDETHDEALDTEDSLGARHTAKMARIKVARDRIMATKSGEKGLIIVHTGAGKGKSSSAFGMIVRCVAHGFPCAVVQFIKGAWDTGERRLLTEHFGDLCQFHAMGEGFTWETQDRARDIAAARAGWEKAKELISDPSLRMVVLDEINIALRYDYLAVAEIVDFLKASKPPMTHVVLTGRNAKDELIEIADLVTEMTLVKHPFRSGIKAQPGVEF
- the cobN gene encoding cobaltochelatase subunit CobN, producing MHVVFRESRGLEETATPRDIGQDPADLVMLSFSDSDLAAFAAGWRRGRSSLPSLRLANLAELRHPLSVDTYVERTLSPQARGILVRLIGGEPYWSYGLAAMHRLARERGIALVVLPADGRDDPRLDEFSTLPVSTLRRLKLLCDKGGPVAAQAVIAQLALASGLYAGPVTGEIDLPEIGCYDARLGVVAALPAPDTRPRALVTFYRSYLTAGDMAPVDALIEALRQQGFAAHGVFVTSLKAPGVRDWLHEQFAQCPPAAIVNATAFSAVGDDGTTPFDAVACPVFQVALSTAKREDWAESLRGLAPGDLAMHVVLPEVDGRLFAGVVSFKSAAERDPDLQFAHLAHRPDAERVAAVAARVAAWHRLATKPAHDKQLAIVLSNYPGRPHQIAHAVGLDALASVEAVLAELAAAGFDVEAVEMLGDVLLRETLTWSVADYRVAASSLSQQLQDDLARAWGAPKDDPDCRDGAFHFAAIRSGKSIIAVQPERGEIGHRDADYHDLSRTPRHAYVAFHLWLRQQGIDAVVHMGAHGTLEWLPGKSVALSASCWPEALIADLPVIYPFIVNDPGEAAQAKRRIGAVTIGHLPPPLAQAAVPEGLRRLEQLLDEYSTADGLDPARRQRLIAAIRDEARLAGLEDDLGLAASVAAAEAIPQIDRFVCDLKESQFGDGLHVFGQGACGEAETRALLDALAGRRVAPGPAGSPYRGRSDVLPTGRNLFAVDPRAVPTPSAHAQGVKLAEELLRRHLQDHGDWPKGLVVDLWGSSTMRTAGEDFAMALHLAGIAPRWDHGSGRVSGYDIIAPAELGRPRIDVTLRVSGLFRDVFSGLAQLFEAAAEALSARSDEADENPYMQRIARVFGPRPGHYGAGIAAIPDEFTQDSREAAGEAWLSASSWSLASDGEMRPDRAGIEARLATADSFVHTQDLPETDLLLAADYAAHEAGVAAAAARLGTKAPSLYHLDSTRPDQPHARSLTEEISRVVRARAANPAWIAGMMRHGFRGAAEITATLEHMAAFAHLAGTVPPHLFDLYYDATLGDSEVRAFMARENPAALAAIETCFTRLHEASLWKTRRNSIAAALQEAS
- the cobW gene encoding cobalamin biosynthesis protein CobW; translation: MNTLTKVPVTVVTGFLGSGKTTLIQHLIRNANGKKLAVLVNEFGSEGVDGEILKSCADDNCPTENIVELANGCICCTVADDFIPAMEQLLARRVRPDHIVIETSGLALPKPLLKAFDWPEIRSRITVDGVIALADAAAVAAGRFAPDPAAVDAQRAADDNIDHETPLSEVFEDQIACADIVLLTKADLAGADGLKAAKAAIAAEMPREVPMLPIIDGAVDARVILGLGAAAEDDLAARPSHHDGEEEHEHDDFNSVVINLPEIADVDALIASIKGLAREQNVLRAKGYIAVEGKPMRLLVQSVGERVRHQFDMPWGTRPRQSKLVVIGEHGDIDEAAIKARLGV
- a CDS encoding DUF1636 family protein; translated protein: MSVTLHVCITCKAGQTLAEGETAPGARLHAALVEAGMPDDVDLVPVECLSACNQGCSVALSAPGRWSYVYGRLSEANAKDVIAGASAYAAAPDGIVPWRSRPEIFRKQSLARIPPIAVVPEAAE